From a single Fusobacterium pseudoperiodonticum genomic region:
- a CDS encoding TetR/AcrR family transcriptional regulator has product MARKCAYTKEMILEAAIKLFKKEGSDAVTAKNIAKELGCSVAPIYSVYMSLDDLKRDLAFEIEKNILEEKEIHPLLSKMLAKLEVSENDEEFSKKLKEFKLKIHNKENQINIFSQFSDFISLIYKSKRTKFSKIKILELIAKHKRYITEFRNSKIN; this is encoded by the coding sequence ATGGCTAGAAAATGTGCTTATACGAAGGAAATGATACTAGAAGCTGCTATAAAACTCTTTAAGAAAGAAGGTTCTGATGCTGTTACAGCAAAGAATATTGCAAAAGAACTTGGATGTTCTGTTGCACCAATATATTCTGTATATATGAGTTTAGATGATTTGAAAAGAGATTTAGCTTTTGAAATTGAGAAAAATATACTTGAAGAAAAGGAAATTCATCCTCTATTATCTAAAATGCTTGCTAAATTAGAAGTAAGTGAGAATGATGAAGAATTTTCAAAAAAGTTAAAAGAATTTAAACTAAAGATACACAATAAAGAAAATCAAATTAATATTTTTTCTCAATTTTCAGATTTTATTTCTCTAATTTATAAATCAAAAAGAACAAAATTTTCAAAAATAAAAATTCTTGAGCTTATTGCGAAACACAAAAGATATATAACAGAATTTAGAAATAGCAAAATCAATTAA
- a CDS encoding Nif3-like dinuclear metal center hexameric protein gives MITRDIINILEKKFPKINAEEWDNVGLLVGDYDKEVKKIQFSIDASLEVIENAIKEKVDMIITHHPFIFKAIKSINEQDILSKKIRMLIRNDINIYSIHTNLDSSVSGLNDYVLEKLGYTDYKILDYDEEKNCGIGRIFKLDEEKDLKKFIEELKLKLQISNLRVISNDLNKKIKKVALINGSAMSYWRKAKKEKIDLFITGDVGYHDALDARESGLAVIDFGHYESEHFFHEVLIKELKDTNLEFLVYNPEPVFKFC, from the coding sequence ATGATAACTAGAGATATTATAAACATATTAGAAAAGAAATTTCCAAAAATAAATGCAGAAGAATGGGATAATGTAGGACTTCTTGTAGGAGACTATGATAAAGAAGTTAAAAAAATACAATTCTCTATAGATGCAAGTTTGGAAGTTATAGAAAATGCAATAAAAGAAAAAGTTGATATGATAATAACTCATCATCCATTTATCTTTAAAGCGATAAAAAGTATTAATGAGCAAGATATTCTATCTAAAAAAATTAGAATGTTAATAAGAAATGATATAAATATTTATTCTATACATACGAATTTAGATTCATCTGTGTCTGGATTAAATGATTATGTGCTTGAGAAATTAGGTTATACAGATTATAAAATTTTAGACTATGATGAAGAGAAAAATTGTGGTATAGGTAGAATTTTTAAATTAGATGAAGAAAAAGATTTAAAAAAATTTATAGAAGAGCTTAAACTAAAATTACAAATTTCTAATCTAAGAGTTATAAGCAATGATTTAAATAAAAAAATAAAAAAAGTAGCTCTTATAAATGGTTCAGCCATGAGTTATTGGAGAAAAGCTAAAAAAGAAAAAATTGATTTATTTATTACTGGAGATGTGGGCTATCATGATGCACTTGATGCAAGAGAAAGTGGACTGGCTGTAATTGATTTTGGTCATTATGAAAGTGAACACTTCTTCCATGAAGTTTTAATAAAAGAATTGAAGGATACAAATTTAGAATTTTTAGTTTATAATCCTGAACCAGTATTTAAGTTCTGCTAA
- a CDS encoding flavodoxin family protein — MKTLIIYSSETGNTKLVCEKAFEYINGEKLIIPVKEKDSINLDEFENIIVGTWIDKANANAEAKRFINTLANKNLFFIGTLAASLTSEHAKKCFNNLTKLCSKRNNFVDGVLARGRVSEDLQEKFTKFPLNIIHKFVPNMKEIILEADAHPNETDFLLIKDFIDKNFNN, encoded by the coding sequence ATGAAAACTTTAATAATTTATTCATCAGAAACTGGAAATACAAAATTGGTATGTGAAAAAGCATTTGAATATATAAATGGGGAAAAGCTGATTATTCCCGTTAAAGAAAAAGATAGTATAAACTTAGATGAATTTGAGAATATAATTGTAGGAACTTGGATAGATAAGGCTAATGCTAATGCAGAAGCTAAAAGATTCATTAATACTTTAGCTAACAAAAATTTATTTTTTATAGGAACTTTAGCTGCTTCTTTAACATCTGAACATGCTAAAAAATGTTTTAATAACCTTACAAAGCTTTGTTCTAAAAGGAATAATTTTGTTGATGGAGTTTTAGCAAGAGGTAGAGTATCTGAAGACTTACAAGAAAAATTTACTAAATTTCCTTTAAATATTATTCATAAATTTGTTCCTAATATGAAGGAAATTATTTTAGAAGCTGATGCTCATCCTAATGAAACAGACTTTTTGTTAATCAAAGATTTTATAGACAAAAATTTTAATAATTAA
- a CDS encoding ABC transporter ATP-binding protein/permease, whose protein sequence is MIDKRLYNFSGNIKKYISITTFLSCVKLIANIFFYFIFAFLLVSLINRDFSFSYKYIIISILIIVLIRQFSTIKVAHMLGSLVVDVKRNLRKLIFEKTLKLGLAYSQLFKTQELIHLSVDNVEQLEVYFGGFLTQFFYCIVSSFILFFSIAYFNLKIAFILLIFSLAIPMSLYIILNKVKKIQKKYFAKYMNVGTLFLDSLQGLTTLKIYGTDEKREEEIAKMSEEFRVETMRVLKMQLLSIAVINWIIYAGTILAIITSIKLFIDGSLGLFPMLFIFMLAPEFFIPMRTLTSLFHVAMTGVSAAENIISFIDSPERNSIGDKEFKNEREFKVSNLSFAYPDGTQSLKDINMTFKKGNLTAVVGHSGCGKSTLVSVLAGELKSNENEIFVDDIDIHNIKLEDKIKNILKITHDSHIFSGTVRDNLSMANENLSDETMVEVLKTVKLWDIFSKAKGLDTILESQGKNLSGGQAQRVALARALLYDASVYIFDEATSNIDIESEEIILNIIHSLSKEKTVIYISHRLPAIKNADCIYVMDKGRVIESGKHNDLYAKKELYYNMYKHQEELESYLTKRGETNEK, encoded by the coding sequence ATGATCGATAAAAGATTATATAATTTTTCAGGAAATATAAAGAAATATATATCAATAACAACTTTTTTATCTTGTGTAAAACTTATTGCTAATATATTTTTTTATTTTATCTTTGCTTTTTTGTTAGTAAGTTTAATCAATAGAGACTTCTCATTTTCTTATAAATACATAATTATTTCAATATTAATTATAGTTCTTATAAGACAGTTTTCAACGATTAAAGTTGCCCATATGTTAGGCTCTTTAGTTGTAGATGTAAAAAGAAATCTAAGAAAGCTTATATTTGAAAAGACTTTAAAACTTGGTTTAGCTTACTCTCAACTTTTTAAAACACAAGAATTGATACATTTATCAGTTGACAATGTAGAACAATTAGAAGTATATTTTGGAGGTTTCTTAACTCAATTCTTCTACTGTATTGTCTCTAGTTTTATCTTATTTTTTTCAATAGCATATTTTAATTTGAAAATCGCTTTTATTTTACTTATTTTTTCTTTGGCTATCCCTATGTCACTATATATTATCTTGAATAAAGTAAAAAAAATTCAAAAAAAATATTTTGCTAAATATATGAATGTAGGAACTTTATTTTTAGATAGTTTACAAGGTTTGACTACCCTTAAAATATATGGGACAGATGAAAAAAGAGAAGAAGAGATTGCTAAGATGTCAGAAGAATTTAGAGTTGAAACTATGAGAGTACTTAAAATGCAACTTCTGTCTATTGCAGTAATAAATTGGATTATCTATGCAGGTACTATACTTGCAATAATAACTTCTATTAAATTATTTATAGATGGAAGTTTAGGCTTATTCCCAATGTTATTTATCTTTATGCTTGCACCTGAATTTTTTATACCGATGAGAACTTTGACTTCACTTTTTCATGTTGCTATGACAGGTGTATCAGCAGCAGAAAATATAATTTCATTCATTGATTCTCCTGAAAGAAATTCAATAGGGGATAAAGAGTTTAAAAATGAAAGAGAATTTAAGGTATCTAACTTAAGTTTCGCGTATCCAGATGGTACTCAATCTTTAAAAGATATAAATATGACTTTTAAAAAAGGTAACTTAACAGCTGTTGTAGGACATTCAGGTTGTGGAAAATCTACATTGGTTTCTGTATTAGCTGGTGAATTAAAATCGAATGAAAATGAAATCTTTGTTGATGATATTGATATACATAATATTAAGTTAGAAGATAAAATTAAAAATATTCTAAAAATTACTCATGATTCTCATATATTTTCAGGAACAGTTAGAGATAATCTAAGTATGGCAAACGAAAACTTGTCAGATGAAACTATGGTAGAAGTTCTTAAAACTGTTAAGCTATGGGATATTTTCTCAAAAGCTAAGGGACTGGATACTATTTTAGAAAGTCAAGGTAAAAATCTATCTGGTGGACAAGCACAGAGAGTTGCTCTTGCAAGAGCATTACTATATGATGCCTCTGTCTATATATTTGATGAAGCTACTTCAAATATAGATATTGAATCAGAAGAAATTATTTTAAACATAATACATTCTTTATCTAAAGAAAAAACTGTTATCTATATAAGTCATAGATTACCTGCTATTAAAAATGCTGATTGTATCTATGTTATGGATAAGGGAAGAGTTATTGAAAGTGGAAAACATAATGATTTGTATGCAAAAAAAGAACTTTATTACAATATGTACAAACATCAGGAAGAATTGGAAAGCTATTTAACAAAGAGAGGTGAAACAAATGAAAAATAG
- a CDS encoding amino acid ABC transporter ATP-binding/permease protein: MKNRSTFNIVFNLLKLLDSLWKFMTIAVSTGVIGFIFSFCITLFGAYAFLSVIPSTKDSLKYVFLGGYSTQTYFYAMMFCGFFRAILHYLEQFANHYIAFHILANIRVKLFKIMRKLAPAKMENKNQGNLISMITSDIELLEVFYAHTISPVLIATITSIFLFLYFFQLNYVYALYMLFAQFIVGIVIPYIAHKRSAKSGIEVRAKLGKLNDEFLDKLKGIREIIQYSQGKKVLKKIDEITSSLGENQKDLRNKASEVQMMVDSAIIILSIAQLLLSISLVSKGLVSIEASILAGVLQVGSFAPYINLAALGNILAQTFASGERVLNLMDEKPAVMDNISLSIEDISERDDINIDNISYSYTNSDNKILKDFSLKIKKGQLTGIMGASGCGKSTLLKLIMRFWDVDSGKIILDKKDVKSLPLKELYQKFNYMTQSTSLFIGNIRDNLLVAKADATDEEIYIALKKASFYDYVMSLPDKLDSIVEEGGKNFSGGEKQRIGLARAFLANREFFLLDEPTSNLDILNEAIILKSLVDEAKDKTVILVSHRESTLSICNEVFRI, from the coding sequence ATGAAAAATAGATCAACTTTTAATATAGTATTTAACTTATTAAAACTTTTAGACTCTCTTTGGAAATTTATGACTATTGCAGTATCTACAGGTGTAATTGGTTTTATTTTTTCCTTTTGTATAACACTTTTTGGAGCTTATGCCTTTCTTAGTGTTATCCCTAGCACAAAAGATAGCCTTAAATATGTTTTTCTAGGTGGCTATTCAACTCAAACATATTTTTATGCAATGATGTTCTGTGGATTTTTTAGAGCTATATTACATTACTTAGAACAATTTGCTAATCACTATATAGCTTTTCATATCTTAGCAAATATTAGAGTTAAATTATTTAAAATTATGAGAAAACTTGCTCCTGCTAAAATGGAAAATAAAAATCAAGGAAATTTAATTTCTATGATAACATCAGATATTGAGCTTTTAGAAGTTTTCTATGCTCATACTATCTCACCTGTTTTAATTGCAACTATTACAAGTATTTTCTTGTTCTTATATTTCTTTCAATTAAACTATGTCTATGCACTATATATGCTATTTGCTCAATTTATTGTAGGAATTGTAATTCCATATATAGCTCATAAGAGATCTGCAAAATCTGGTATAGAAGTTAGAGCTAAACTAGGAAAATTAAATGATGAATTTTTAGATAAATTAAAAGGTATAAGAGAAATTATTCAATATTCTCAAGGTAAAAAAGTTTTAAAGAAAATAGATGAAATCACTTCATCTCTGGGAGAAAATCAAAAAGACTTAAGAAATAAAGCTTCTGAAGTTCAAATGATGGTAGACTCAGCAATAATAATACTTTCTATAGCTCAATTACTTTTAAGTATTTCTTTAGTTTCAAAAGGCTTGGTAAGTATTGAAGCTAGTATCTTAGCAGGAGTTTTACAAGTAGGTAGTTTTGCTCCTTATATAAACTTGGCTGCTCTTGGAAATATACTTGCTCAAACTTTTGCTTCTGGAGAAAGAGTTTTAAATCTGATGGACGAAAAACCTGCTGTAATGGATAATATCTCTCTTTCAATTGAAGATATTTCAGAAAGAGATGACATAAATATAGATAATATTTCTTACAGTTATACAAATAGTGATAATAAAATTTTAAAAGATTTTTCTTTAAAAATAAAAAAAGGTCAATTAACGGGGATTATGGGAGCAAGTGGCTGTGGAAAATCTACACTTTTAAAATTAATTATGAGATTCTGGGACGTAGATTCAGGTAAAATTATTTTAGATAAAAAGGATGTAAAGTCTCTTCCTTTAAAAGAACTCTATCAAAAATTTAACTATATGACACAATCTACTAGCTTATTTATTGGAAATATTAGAGATAATTTATTAGTTGCAAAAGCAGATGCCACTGATGAAGAAATCTATATTGCTTTGAAGAAAGCTTCATTTTATGACTATGTTATGTCTTTGCCAGATAAGTTAGATAGCATAGTTGAGGAAGGTGGAAAAAACTTTTCTGGTGGTGAAAAACAAAGAATTGGTCTTGCAAGAGCCTTTTTAGCAAATAGAGAATTTTTCCTACTAGATGAGCCAACTTCTAATTTAGATATATTAAATGAAGCTATAATTTTAAAATCATTAGTTGATGAGGCTAAGGATAAAACTGTTATTTTGGTATCACATAGAGAGTCTACACTTTCTATCTGCAATGAAGTATTTAGAATTTAA
- a CDS encoding shikimate kinase — protein MKDNIALIGFMGSGKTTIGKLLAKTMEMKFVDIDKIIEATEKKSINDIFKEKGQIYFRDLEREIILQESSRNNCVIATGGGSILDNENVKSLQETSFIVFLDASIECLYLRLKDNTTRPILNDAEDKKQLIEELLEKRKFLYQISANFIIHIDENTSIYETVDKIKESYINS, from the coding sequence ATGAAAGATAATATCGCATTAATCGGGTTTATGGGAAGTGGGAAGACAACTATAGGTAAACTTCTCGCAAAAACTATGGAAATGAAATTTGTAGATATAGATAAAATAATAGAAGCCACTGAAAAAAAATCGATAAATGATATTTTTAAAGAAAAAGGGCAAATATATTTTAGAGATTTAGAAAGAGAAATAATTTTACAAGAATCTTCTAGAAATAACTGTGTTATTGCAACTGGGGGAGGTTCTATTTTAGATAATGAGAATGTAAAAAGTTTGCAAGAAACCTCTTTTATTGTTTTTTTAGATGCAAGTATAGAATGCTTATATTTACGTCTAAAAGATAATACAACTCGTCCAATTTTAAATGATGCCGAGGATAAAAAACAGCTGATAGAGGAGTTATTAGAAAAAAGAAAATTTCTATATCAAATATCTGCGAATTTTATAATACACATAGATGAAAACACCAGTATCTATGAAACTGTAGATAAGATAAAAGAAAGTTATATAAATTCTTAA